Proteins encoded by one window of Martelella endophytica:
- the rsmH gene encoding 16S rRNA (cytosine(1402)-N(4))-methyltransferase RsmH: MGIAGMENADGGPVRHVPVMLAEVLKALEPVSGKVILDGTFGAGGYSQAILEAGADVVGLDRDPNAIAGAADMLAAWPGKLTLHHTRFSVLDRFAPEEGLDGVVLDIGVSSMQVDEAERGFSFQKNGPLDMRMSGEGVSAADVVNRAKAGDLTRIFGLLGEEKNAGRIARAIERKRAEAPFETTRDLASLIETVVPRKAKDKIHPATRVFQALRVYVNDELGELAQALLAAERSLKPGGVLAVVTFHSLEDRIVKQFISARLGKAGGSRHLPEVAPAPALFEQKGKAMIAASEAEAAVNPRARSAKLRAAIRTSAEAPETGLDAFGLPALAEISRLGGHE, from the coding sequence ATGGGGATAGCTGGCATGGAAAATGCCGATGGCGGACCGGTTCGTCACGTTCCGGTGATGCTTGCGGAGGTGCTGAAGGCGCTCGAGCCCGTATCCGGCAAGGTCATCCTCGACGGCACTTTCGGCGCCGGTGGCTATTCGCAGGCAATTCTTGAAGCGGGCGCCGACGTCGTCGGCCTCGACCGCGATCCGAATGCCATCGCCGGCGCTGCGGACATGCTGGCCGCATGGCCGGGAAAACTCACCCTGCATCACACCCGCTTTTCCGTGCTCGATCGCTTCGCTCCCGAGGAGGGGCTTGATGGCGTCGTGCTCGATATCGGCGTTTCCTCGATGCAGGTTGATGAGGCCGAGCGCGGCTTCTCCTTCCAGAAGAACGGTCCGCTCGACATGCGCATGTCGGGCGAGGGCGTCTCGGCCGCCGATGTGGTCAATCGCGCCAAGGCCGGCGATTTGACGCGGATATTCGGCCTTCTTGGCGAGGAAAAGAATGCTGGCCGCATCGCCCGCGCGATTGAGCGCAAGCGGGCCGAGGCGCCATTTGAAACGACCCGCGACCTTGCTTCGCTGATCGAGACGGTCGTGCCGCGCAAGGCCAAGGACAAGATCCATCCGGCGACCCGCGTCTTCCAGGCGCTGCGCGTCTATGTCAATGACGAGCTCGGTGAACTGGCGCAGGCGCTTCTGGCCGCTGAGCGCTCGCTGAAGCCCGGCGGCGTACTCGCCGTCGTCACCTTCCACTCGCTGGAAGACAGGATCGTCAAGCAGTTCATTTCCGCGCGCCTCGGCAAGGCCGGCGGTTCGCGCCACCTGCCGGAGGTCGCGCCCGCGCCGGCGCTCTTCGAGCAGAAGGGCAAGGCGATGATCGCCGCCTCCGAAGCCGAGGCCGCCGTCAATCCGCGGGCGCGCTCTGCCAAGCTGCGCGCCGCCATACGCACGTCTGCCGAAGCGCCGGAGACCGGCCTCGACGCCTTCGGCCTGCCGGCGCTCGCCGAAATTTCCCGCCTTGGAGGTCACGAATAA
- the mraZ gene encoding division/cell wall cluster transcriptional repressor MraZ gives MNRFLSNATKKIDAKGRVSVPAVFRTVLAERNISELYCFQDFIFPAISIGGPDLLDRFERQIDQEDPFSANANSMSLLIHGGGVFTKLDAEGRMMVTDFIRDFTGIEAEVTFVGRADHFQLWEPRTFQEAQAQARQARLGGRAGA, from the coding sequence ATGAACCGGTTTCTCTCCAACGCGACCAAGAAGATCGATGCGAAGGGAAGGGTGTCGGTGCCTGCGGTGTTCCGCACGGTTCTGGCAGAACGGAATATCTCGGAACTCTACTGCTTCCAGGATTTCATCTTTCCCGCCATCAGTATCGGCGGTCCGGACCTGCTCGACCGGTTCGAGCGGCAGATCGATCAGGAAGATCCGTTTTCGGCAAATGCGAACAGCATGTCGCTGCTCATTCATGGTGGCGGGGTGTTTACCAAGCTCGATGCCGAGGGGCGGATGATGGTCACCGACTTCATCCGGGATTTCACGGGCATCGAGGCGGAGGTTACTTTCGTCGGTCGCGCGGACCACTTCCAGCTCTGGGAGCCGCGGACCTTTCAGGAAGCGCAGGCTCAGGCGCGACAGGCACGACTTGGCGGCCGTGCCGGCGCCTGA